In one window of Leptospira sp. GIMC2001 DNA:
- the lsa14 gene encoding adhesin Lsa14, whose amino-acid sequence MNLKLRLILLIQTSLIFLTWNCTGLNVATTFGVGAVTNPAREYVNPGFIADKGGLLFHNNTVAGQISSNAEPNAIGKSCSNAVLWLFAWGDSSIEAGKKAAGITRVSSVEYEQLAILGMFYHRFCIKVNGSSEAGSSELTKTVQPTTSVKKGR is encoded by the coding sequence ATGAATCTAAAACTTCGATTGATCTTGTTAATACAGACCAGTCTCATCTTCTTAACCTGGAATTGCACGGGGCTTAATGTTGCTACAACTTTTGGTGTTGGAGCTGTGACCAATCCTGCGCGTGAGTATGTAAATCCTGGTTTTATAGCGGATAAAGGAGGTTTATTATTCCACAATAATACAGTAGCAGGGCAAATCTCTAGTAATGCTGAACCTAACGCTATCGGCAAATCATGTTCAAACGCTGTTCTTTGGTTATTTGCGTGGGGTGATTCAAGCATTGAGGCTGGAAAAAAAGCTGCAGGAATTACTAGAGTTTCTTCGGTTGAATATGAACAACTGGCGATTTTGGGTATGTTTTACCATCGCTTTTGCATTAAGGTTAATGGATCGTCAGAGGCTGGATCGTCTGAACTTACCAAAACAGTTCAACCGACTACTTCAGTGAAGAAAGGTAGATAA
- the rpsM gene encoding 30S ribosomal protein S13, whose product MARIAGVDLPKEKRIIVGLTYVFGIGPATSKKILATAGIDETIRVKDISDDQEAAIRRVIDEENVRVEGDLRGEVNLNIKRLMDIGCYRGLRHRKGLPVRGQKTKTNARTRKGGKKTVANKKKATK is encoded by the coding sequence ATGGCACGTATTGCGGGAGTAGATCTTCCTAAAGAAAAAAGAATCATCGTAGGTTTAACTTATGTATTCGGAATTGGACCAGCGACTTCTAAAAAAATTCTGGCTACTGCTGGAATTGATGAAACCATTCGAGTAAAAGATATTTCTGATGACCAAGAAGCAGCAATTCGTCGAGTGATTGATGAAGAAAACGTAAGAGTGGAAGGAGATCTTCGTGGAGAAGTAAACCTGAATATCAAGCGTTTGATGGATATTGGCTGCTATCGTGGTTTACGTCACAGAAAAGGACTTCCCGTTCGTGGTCAAAAAACGAAAACGAATGCAAGAACCAGAAAGGGTGGAAAGAAAACTGTGGCTAACAAGAAGAAAGCTACCAAGTAG
- the rpsD gene encoding 30S ribosomal protein S4: MARYRGPVVKLSRREGVNLLLKSSHNFNKEKSSFEKRKYPPGPPPKRKPKLSEYGVQLREKQKVKRVYGVLEKQFRRYFEEANRVPGITGETLLQFLERRLDSVVYRLGFAVTRRQARNFIAHRHILVNGVRVDIPSYRVSIGDKIEIRDKFRSSSFLEENIKLAQSLNRTPAWLNVDFANLTGEITGMPAREDIEIPVKEQVIVELYSK, from the coding sequence ATGGCAAGATATCGCGGTCCGGTTGTAAAGCTCAGTAGAAGAGAAGGGGTTAACCTTCTTTTAAAATCAAGTCATAATTTTAACAAAGAGAAATCTAGTTTTGAGAAAAGAAAATATCCCCCTGGTCCACCACCCAAAAGAAAGCCAAAACTTTCTGAATACGGTGTGCAGCTCAGAGAGAAACAAAAAGTTAAAAGAGTCTATGGTGTTCTAGAAAAGCAATTTCGTAGATATTTTGAAGAAGCAAACAGAGTTCCTGGTATAACAGGGGAGACTCTTTTGCAATTCCTAGAGAGAAGATTGGACAGTGTTGTCTATCGTCTAGGATTCGCAGTGACTAGACGTCAGGCTAGAAATTTTATCGCTCATAGACATATTCTAGTCAATGGTGTGAGAGTGGATATTCCTTCTTACAGAGTTAGTATTGGTGACAAAATTGAGATCCGCGATAAATTTCGTAGCTCTTCTTTCTTGGAAGAAAATATTAAATTAGCTCAATCATTGAATAGAACTCCTGCTTGGTTGAATGTGGATTTTGCCAATTTGACAGGGGAAATTACCGGCATGCCGGCAAGAGAGGATATAGAAATCCCAGTGAAAGAACAAGTCATTGTGGAATTGTATTCTAAGTAA
- the infA gene encoding translation initiation factor IF-1, giving the protein MAKEEAITIDGVVIEPLPNAMFKVELENGHKVLAHISGKMRMHYIRILPGDKVTVELSPYDLSKGRITYRKK; this is encoded by the coding sequence TTGGCTAAGGAAGAAGCTATTACGATTGACGGAGTGGTAATTGAACCTCTACCAAACGCGATGTTTAAGGTAGAGTTAGAGAATGGCCACAAGGTTCTCGCTCACATTTCCGGAAAGATGAGAATGCATTACATTCGAATTCTACCGGGAGATAAAGTAACAGTAGAACTTTCTCCGTATGATCTTTCCAAAGGTCGAATTACTTACAGAAAGAAATAA
- the rpsK gene encoding 30S ribosomal protein S11, with the protein MEKDSKNKKEKKQKKKEKKNIPKGKVYIQASFNNTIVSITDMAGNVISWSSSGMMGFRGSKKSTPYAAQIAASNAAEKAIEIAGLAEIDVLVSGPGIGRESAIRSLAAKGLNVKFIKDVTPLPHNGCRPRKRRRV; encoded by the coding sequence ATGGAAAAAGACTCTAAAAACAAGAAAGAAAAGAAGCAAAAAAAGAAAGAGAAAAAGAATATTCCGAAAGGAAAAGTTTACATTCAGGCTTCTTTCAATAATACGATTGTTTCTATTACAGATATGGCTGGAAATGTGATCTCTTGGTCGTCATCCGGAATGATGGGATTTCGTGGTTCTAAAAAATCTACACCTTATGCGGCTCAAATTGCTGCATCCAATGCTGCAGAAAAGGCAATCGAAATTGCTGGCTTAGCTGAAATTGATGTATTGGTATCAGGTCCAGGAATTGGTCGTGAATCAGCGATTCGTTCACTAGCTGCAAAGGGTTTAAACGTGAAATTTATAAAAGATGTTACTCCATTGCCACACAATGGCTGTAGACCTAGAAAGAGAAGGAGAGTTTAA
- a CDS encoding 1-acyl-sn-glycerol-3-phosphate acyltransferase, with product MTEKKATVGRWSKEFFENIHLFIKSGMSQEEARKILEEFLILSNATPKPKVMEIFNDPSKLEEVGVLTDMNPVPRDFMLRFLDPIMKKFTVEGVENLELLNPVIGKIPITLISNHLSHLDAPAIFALLYNAGPQGRKIAEQLVFIAGRLAFEPDFTRLGLYMFGTLLVCSKKDMSDTPSLSDIMTKINMRSFRQAQKIQTEGKIISIFPEGTRSRDGRLMPFVDTVYHYVANKIVLPISLEGTDKILPTSGFLFNQATGKLTIGKPVLVGELSKKLMEHFPETMDHVQFPGKGDKKQFLIDNLALLVGSNLNKHQHGTYRNLYNGDNTKENVLITIPKSPKEEVVILGSSNMSVAVGTVLANKEVRVTVYHPNEEECRQSNEEQRDIVHYPIYKLPPNMEFSADPDVCKKATLLIQGTNPWQMDEIYPKIRDQIVNNQAPIINVIKGFTGSAQGLILEDLQTIFGIDPNRLCVVSGANYPDQIMERKVSGFEVATVKPELQARIQALFNTGYVFSRPAINPTDIKGVQLGGALKTVFALSMGLVEGYFKKNLGGNVDNTLFHLSSRFFSEMVNMGVALGGRPETFQGLSGLTDFMLACFGSDTRDRNYGFDVSYGKTPEKITNGFYGLKVLPNLVDIKPEQYPIISSTYAAVIQKVDFDKIAAELQEKLKRF from the coding sequence ATGACGGAAAAAAAAGCCACAGTCGGCCGATGGTCCAAAGAATTTTTCGAAAATATTCACCTATTCATTAAATCTGGAATGAGCCAAGAAGAAGCTCGCAAAATTCTAGAAGAATTTTTAATACTTTCCAATGCCACTCCTAAACCTAAGGTTATGGAGATTTTCAATGATCCTAGTAAATTAGAGGAAGTGGGCGTTTTGACCGACATGAACCCCGTTCCTCGAGATTTCATGTTGAGATTCCTCGATCCAATCATGAAAAAATTTACAGTGGAAGGAGTAGAGAACTTAGAACTTTTAAACCCTGTCATTGGCAAGATTCCTATTACTTTAATCTCGAACCATCTAAGTCATTTGGATGCACCTGCTATATTTGCCCTACTCTACAATGCTGGACCGCAAGGTAGAAAAATAGCCGAACAACTTGTATTCATCGCAGGACGACTCGCATTTGAGCCAGACTTTACAAGACTAGGACTATATATGTTTGGAACCTTGCTTGTCTGTTCTAAGAAAGACATGTCAGATACTCCAAGTCTTTCTGATATCATGACCAAGATCAATATGAGGTCTTTTCGTCAGGCTCAGAAGATTCAAACGGAAGGTAAAATTATTTCCATTTTTCCCGAAGGGACAAGATCACGGGATGGAAGGTTGATGCCCTTTGTAGATACCGTTTATCACTATGTAGCCAATAAAATTGTATTACCTATCTCTCTCGAAGGAACAGATAAGATTCTACCTACATCAGGATTTTTATTCAATCAAGCGACAGGTAAATTAACCATCGGTAAACCTGTTTTGGTTGGTGAATTGAGTAAGAAATTGATGGAACATTTTCCAGAAACAATGGATCATGTTCAATTCCCTGGCAAAGGTGACAAAAAGCAATTTCTTATTGACAACCTGGCTTTGTTAGTTGGTTCCAATTTAAACAAGCACCAGCATGGAACCTATAGGAATCTATACAATGGTGACAATACCAAAGAAAATGTTTTAATTACGATTCCCAAAAGCCCCAAAGAAGAAGTGGTAATTCTTGGATCTAGCAATATGTCGGTTGCAGTCGGAACGGTTCTTGCCAATAAAGAAGTCCGTGTAACCGTTTATCATCCCAATGAAGAAGAATGCAGACAATCCAACGAAGAACAAAGAGATATCGTTCATTACCCAATTTATAAACTACCGCCCAATATGGAGTTCTCAGCGGATCCGGACGTCTGCAAAAAAGCAACTCTACTTATCCAAGGAACCAATCCCTGGCAGATGGACGAAATCTATCCAAAAATCCGCGATCAAATCGTTAATAATCAAGCTCCCATTATTAACGTTATCAAAGGATTTACAGGTTCTGCTCAAGGTCTCATTCTAGAAGACTTGCAGACGATATTTGGAATCGATCCGAACCGTCTATGCGTAGTATCTGGAGCCAACTACCCAGATCAAATCATGGAGAGAAAAGTTTCAGGATTTGAAGTAGCTACTGTAAAACCCGAATTACAGGCTAGAATCCAAGCTCTATTTAATACAGGCTATGTATTCAGCCGTCCTGCTATCAATCCCACCGATATCAAAGGTGTTCAATTGGGAGGAGCTCTCAAGACAGTTTTCGCGCTCTCGATGGGCTTAGTAGAAGGCTACTTTAAAAAGAATTTAGGTGGAAATGTGGATAATACACTATTTCACTTATCGAGTCGTTTTTTCTCAGAAATGGTCAATATGGGAGTGGCGCTTGGTGGCAGACCGGAAACGTTCCAAGGATTGTCTGGTCTAACCGATTTCATGCTAGCTTGCTTTGGATCCGACACAAGGGATCGTAATTATGGATTTGATGTCTCTTATGGTAAAACTCCAGAAAAAATCACCAATGGTTTTTATGGCTTAAAAGTTTTACCAAACCTTGTGGACATAAAGCCAGAACAATACCCGATCATCAGTTCTACTTATGCTGCAGTGATTCAGAAAGTTGACTTTGACAAAATTGCAGCTGAATTGCAAGAGAAGCTAAAAAGGTTCTAG
- a CDS encoding DNA-directed RNA polymerase subunit alpha, which produces MSPKNLLKGFKRPKKIDFVTEVNNPNYGKFVAEPFERGFGTTLGNALRRTLMSSIEGAAISAIRIEGVNHEFSYIEGVVEDVTRIILNLKQVRIKYEPEDKDQNKVIHFEMKGAGYFKAGDLAVDSSIEVMNPDLHIATLNEDANLVMDLEIQRGKGFIPAEDKKKDIEVLGTIPLDSIFSPVKRVIFDIGEARIGQRSDYEKLTMEIWTDGSISPEDALAQAAKILKEHLTVFINFEEEVEEEVDELDEADEKLKASLSRHVEELELSVRSLNVLRSLEIDFVGDLVKRTEDEMTKSKHYSDQSLEEMKQKLNTLGLNFGMRDF; this is translated from the coding sequence TTGTCTCCGAAGAATCTGCTAAAAGGTTTTAAAAGACCTAAAAAAATCGATTTCGTAACTGAAGTCAACAATCCAAACTACGGAAAGTTTGTTGCTGAGCCTTTTGAAAGAGGCTTCGGTACTACTTTAGGTAATGCTCTTCGTAGAACACTAATGTCCTCAATTGAAGGCGCGGCTATATCTGCGATTCGAATCGAGGGTGTGAACCATGAGTTTTCTTATATTGAAGGGGTTGTTGAAGACGTAACTCGGATTATTTTGAATTTAAAACAAGTTCGTATCAAATATGAACCAGAAGATAAAGATCAAAATAAAGTAATCCATTTCGAAATGAAAGGAGCGGGTTATTTCAAAGCAGGCGATCTAGCCGTTGATTCTTCGATAGAAGTAATGAATCCTGATCTTCATATTGCGACTTTGAATGAAGATGCAAACCTTGTCATGGATCTTGAGATTCAACGAGGAAAAGGTTTTATCCCTGCAGAAGATAAGAAAAAAGATATAGAAGTTTTGGGAACAATTCCTCTAGACTCAATTTTTTCTCCTGTTAAACGAGTAATATTTGATATTGGTGAAGCAAGAATCGGACAACGATCTGATTATGAGAAGCTAACAATGGAAATTTGGACTGATGGTTCAATCTCTCCGGAAGATGCGCTCGCTCAAGCTGCAAAAATTCTCAAAGAACATCTAACTGTATTCATTAACTTCGAAGAAGAAGTGGAAGAAGAAGTGGATGAACTTGATGAAGCAGATGAAAAACTCAAAGCATCATTGTCTAGACATGTAGAAGAATTAGAACTCTCTGTTCGTTCTTTGAATGTGCTGAGAAGTCTAGAAATTGACTTTGTGGGTGATCTGGTAAAAAGAACTGAAGATGAGATGACCAAGTCCAAACACTATAGTGATCAGTCTTTGGAAGAAATGAAACAAAAACTGAATACACTTGGTTTGAATTTCGGGATGAGAGATTTCTAA
- the rplQ gene encoding 50S ribosomal protein L17 has translation MNKRNKVKHLNKAADHRNSMINNLVTSFFMHERIESTSAKIKVARSFAEKLITRAKKNLAPDAKPESKLHNRREIMKKITNPMVVDKLIDDIAGRFSERAGGYTRIYKLVNRQSDNSEMSILELVEKKEKAVLKEEAIAKRKPKKAAPAKDSKEKKEKKEKKSK, from the coding sequence ATGAATAAAAGAAATAAAGTTAAACATTTAAATAAAGCTGCAGATCACAGAAACTCTATGATCAACAATCTTGTTACTAGTTTTTTTATGCACGAGAGAATTGAATCTACTAGTGCAAAAATTAAAGTTGCAAGGTCTTTTGCTGAGAAACTTATCACTCGTGCTAAGAAGAATTTGGCACCTGATGCGAAGCCAGAATCTAAACTTCATAACAGAAGAGAGATAATGAAAAAAATCACGAACCCTATGGTTGTTGATAAGCTCATCGATGATATTGCGGGTCGCTTCTCTGAAAGAGCAGGTGGATATACAAGAATTTATAAACTTGTTAACAGACAGTCTGACAACTCCGAGATGTCTATTTTAGAATTGGTTGAGAAGAAAGAAAAAGCGGTTCTAAAAGAAGAGGCTATTGCGAAGAGAAAACCTAAAAAGGCAGCTCCTGCAAAAGATTCTAAAGAGAAAAAGGAAAAGAAAGAAAAGAAAAGCAAATAA
- a CDS encoding TRL domain-containing protein has product MKKIFIVVLLLILGLNFGACVSSTTPGIGGGSFITVTTQHVYGLSQGNQITSARVEKSGESCSLSSSFILSWFYYGNGGSIEEASKKGGITKIAVVDRSSVNFLGRIFYLDCVIVWGE; this is encoded by the coding sequence ATGAAGAAGATTTTTATAGTAGTATTGTTGCTCATCTTGGGACTTAATTTTGGAGCATGTGTTTCTTCTACTACGCCAGGAATTGGTGGTGGAAGTTTCATTACGGTTACAACACAGCATGTTTATGGCTTATCCCAAGGTAATCAAATCACTTCTGCGCGAGTCGAAAAGAGTGGTGAGTCTTGTTCTTTATCCTCATCATTTATATTAAGTTGGTTTTACTACGGAAACGGCGGAAGCATAGAAGAGGCAAGTAAGAAGGGTGGAATTACAAAAATTGCCGTAGTCGATAGATCTTCGGTGAATTTTTTGGGTCGGATATTCTATCTGGACTGTGTTATCGTCTGGGGCGAATAG
- the rpmJ gene encoding 50S ribosomal protein L36, with translation MKVRSSVKKICSSCKVIRRKGVIRVICTNPKHKQRQR, from the coding sequence ATGAAAGTACGCAGTTCAGTTAAGAAAATTTGTTCCAGTTGCAAGGTGATCCGCAGAAAAGGCGTTATCCGAGTGATTTGCACCAATCCGAAGCATAAACAGAGGCAGAGATAA
- a CDS encoding TRL-like family protein: MVKIIKISSLILMLFTLNQCATGPVHGFLFTSNKFAGEFNTNNDVKVTKTGKGCSHSILGLFGFGKSGAGNVAHTNNITRIATVDHSTFSILTMVYQNYCTIVSGEGI; the protein is encoded by the coding sequence ATGGTTAAAATAATAAAAATTTCAAGTCTAATCTTAATGCTTTTTACATTAAATCAATGTGCAACTGGACCAGTTCATGGTTTTTTATTTACTTCAAATAAATTTGCAGGTGAATTTAATACAAATAATGATGTGAAAGTTACAAAAACTGGAAAAGGCTGCTCACATTCGATCTTGGGGCTTTTTGGTTTCGGTAAATCTGGTGCGGGCAATGTTGCACATACCAATAATATAACAAGAATAGCTACTGTTGATCATTCTACATTTAGTATTCTAACGATGGTTTATCAAAACTACTGCACAATTGTATCAGGAGAAGGAATATGA